From Glycine max cultivar Williams 82 chromosome 11, Glycine_max_v4.0, whole genome shotgun sequence, the proteins below share one genomic window:
- the LOC100808222 gene encoding stAR-related lipid transfer protein 7, mitochondrial — translation MEDSFFDVVEFLKKPSLTETFVDILLCAVPIWLAVMIGLMIGWSWRPRWTGLVFLGLRSKFRFLWTAPPGFGARRLWLAFTALSAFTYWFNFKGKTKAKAQDPSPSQPDATDSNAISRAARSSDRAEEREQDTVTQADLEHFLHLLEGKDGVMDWQSFMERSTPNMQYKAWRYDPETGPTVYRSRTVFDDATPELVRDFFWDDDFRPKWDAMLAYCKVLEECPHNGTMISHWIKKFPFFCSDREYIIARRIWQAGNTYYCVTKGVPYPSLPKRDKPRRVELYFSSWVIKPVESRKGDGQLSACEVTLLHYEDMGIPKDVAKLGVRHGMWGAVKKLHSGMRAYQSARKTEASLSRCALMASKTTKITSDANMHSSEPSSCMEDRVQAMNNTAQKGNGIDWKWVAVGGTVALVLGLHTGAVGRALLLGAGHRIARR, via the exons ATGGAGGATTCTTTCTTTGACGTGGTGGAGTTTCTGAAGAAACCCTCGTTAACGGAGACATTCGTCGACATTTTGCTATGCGCGGTTCCGATTTGGCTGGCCGTCATGATCGGCTTGATGATCGGGTGGTCGTGGCGGCCGCGCTGGACTGGGCTCGTCTTCCTCGGCCTCCGGAGCAAGTTCCGGTTCCTCTGGACGGCGCCGCCGGGCTTCGGCGCCCGCCGCCTCTGGCTCGCCTTCACCGCCCTCTCCGCCTTCACCTATTGGTTCAATTTCAAAGGCAAGACCAAGGCCAAAGCTCAAGATCCCTCGCCTTCTCAACCCGATGCTACCGACTCCAACGCCATCTCCCGCGCTGCTCG GTCCAGTGATAGGGCTGAGGAGAGGGAGCAGGACACTGTTACACAGGCTGATTTGGaacattttcttcatcttcttgaAGGGAAGGATGGAGTGATGGACTGGCAGAGTTTTATGGAAAGGTCAACACCAAACATGCAATACAAAGCTTGGCGTTACGATCCTGAG ACAGGTCCTACAGTTTACCGTAGTAGAACTGTCTTTGATGATGCAACTCCAGAGTTGGTGAGGGATTTCTTCTGGGATGATGACTTTCGTCCTAAATGGGATGCTATGCTTGCATACTGCAAAGTATTGGAGGAATGCCCTCATAATGGGACAATGATTTCTCACTGGATTAAAAAG TTCCCCTTTTTCTGTAGCGATAGAGAATATATCATTGCTCGAAGAATATGGCAGGCTGGAAACACATACTATTGTGTAACGAAG GGAGTACCCTATCCAAGTTTGCCAAAACGGGATAAGCCCAGACGTGTGGAGCTCTATTTTTCTAGTTGGGTAATTAAACCTG TGGAATCTCGCAAAGGAGATGGTCAGCTGTCTGCATGTGAGGTTACCCTGCTACATTATGAAGACATGGGGATTCCCAAAGATGTTGCGAAGTTGGGAGTCCGGCATGGAATGTGGGGAGCTGTCAAGAAATTGCATTCTGGAATGAGAGCTTACCAGAGTGCTAGGAAAACAGAGGCTTCTTTATCAAGATGTGCATTGATGGCAAGTAAAACAACCAAGATTACTTCTGACGCAAACATGCATTCCTCAGAGCCTTCGTCTTGCATGGAAGATAGGGTGCAAGCCATGAATAATACTGCACAAAAGGGTAATGGCATAGACTGGAAGTGGGTGGCTGTTGGTGGCACTGTTGCTCTGGTTTTGGGTCTTCATACTGGTGCTGTGGGGAGAGCGTTATTATTGGGAGCAGGGCACAGAATTGCACGGAGGTGA